From one Shewanella sp. GD04112 genomic stretch:
- a CDS encoding diguanylate cyclase, protein MGCRYWVLLLCLCSPLSGNAERLASTYLNAAEEANHATQLVRYCVDPDWLPYEAIRDGQHVGISSDYIRYIEAHSSLKFSLVPTTSWTQTLHFLQTGRCDLTPLLNKTATREQFLHFSHVYFRSPNVLVSLKEQPFLQGFENIGSRTLAVPDGYRLAEYIQHYYPNVHTIKVASEPAGLEAVLEKKVDLFVGSMFSVNAYIQQTGFNHLKIAGWGGPEDELRVGVSLGHEALLPIINQVLDNVDELERIRIYQKWNNITIIDETNYLLIYQVIAGTLLVIFLLATRTYVISRYNRRLTDKNQQLEVLRLQLEQSNAELEFLSTHDPLTKLYNRHYFNRQFVHEHRAAVSIDGAICLVMLDIDFFKEINDTLGHAIGDKILMELSSVLQHCVRESDVVARWGGEEFVILCHQTSLDAVKSLCQRIAHAIKDYHFSGDVRLTCSFGIAKLAVNEPMQSCFERADKALYQAKALGRDQICVDETHL, encoded by the coding sequence ATGGGTTGCAGATACTGGGTTTTACTCCTTTGTTTATGCTCTCCATTATCTGGGAATGCCGAGCGTTTGGCCTCAACTTACCTCAATGCTGCTGAAGAGGCTAACCATGCTACCCAGTTGGTGCGTTATTGCGTCGACCCCGATTGGTTGCCCTACGAAGCGATTCGTGATGGCCAGCACGTGGGGATTTCGTCGGATTATATTCGATATATCGAAGCCCACTCGTCGTTAAAGTTCAGCTTGGTTCCCACGACATCTTGGACACAAACCTTGCATTTTCTGCAAACGGGGCGCTGCGATTTAACCCCGTTACTCAATAAGACGGCGACTCGAGAGCAGTTTTTACATTTCAGCCATGTGTATTTTCGCTCCCCCAATGTTTTAGTGTCGCTCAAGGAGCAACCCTTTTTACAGGGCTTTGAAAACATCGGTTCACGCACCTTGGCAGTGCCCGATGGCTATCGTCTTGCCGAGTATATTCAGCATTACTATCCCAATGTTCACACCATTAAAGTGGCGAGCGAGCCTGCGGGGCTTGAGGCCGTGCTTGAGAAAAAAGTTGATCTCTTTGTCGGCTCGATGTTTTCGGTCAATGCCTATATTCAGCAGACGGGCTTTAATCATCTTAAAATTGCCGGCTGGGGCGGCCCTGAGGATGAACTGCGGGTCGGAGTGAGCTTGGGGCATGAGGCGTTGCTGCCGATCATCAATCAGGTATTGGATAATGTGGACGAACTGGAGCGGATCCGGATTTATCAGAAGTGGAACAATATCACCATTATCGATGAAACTAACTATCTGCTTATCTATCAGGTCATTGCTGGCACTCTGTTGGTGATATTTTTACTCGCGACTCGCACTTATGTTATCAGCCGTTACAATCGACGTTTAACCGATAAAAACCAGCAACTTGAGGTTTTACGTTTGCAATTAGAGCAAAGTAATGCCGAGCTTGAATTTTTATCCACCCATGACCCACTCACTAAACTCTACAATCGGCATTACTTTAACCGCCAGTTTGTTCACGAACATCGCGCCGCTGTCTCCATAGATGGCGCTATTTGTCTGGTGATGTTAGATATCGATTTTTTTAAAGAGATCAATGACACCTTAGGCCATGCGATTGGGGATAAAATTTTAATGGAGTTGTCTTCGGTGTTGCAGCACTGCGTGCGCGAAAGCGATGTGGTGGCGCGCTGGGGCGGGGAAGAGTTTGTGATCCTCTGCCATCAAACATCGCTTGATGCCGTTAAATCATTGTGTCAGCGGATAGCTCACGCCATCAAAGATTATCATTTCAGTGGTGATGTGCGGCTCACCTGTAGTTTTGGGATTGCCAAACTTGCGGTCAATGAGCCCATGCAGTCATGTTTTGAACGGGCAGATAAGGCGCTATATCAGGCTAAAGCGTTGGGACGGGACCAAATTTGTGTGGATGAGACGCACCTCTAG
- a CDS encoding IS66 family transposase, whose translation MTDYPDDIEQLKAMLLAKDALLQAKEEEVAALKTQVQLLVEQLNLSKSKRFAAQSEKVAKGTFNEAEQQNALPSSPKERRKTGRKPLPADLEREVQTHTLNAPYCDCCDAPLHECGKEISETLKILPQRVSVIRHERTKYACRHCEQTAETSKVVTAPKPASMLPKSLGSAEAFAAVVTAKYVDALPLYRQVDILNRSGIDISRATLANWCVQLGSKVQVIIDAMKAQLLKESLICADETTVQVLREEDRQAQSKSYMWVYRSGEFTPNPVVIYDYHPSRAGACVREFLGDYHGYLLSDGYSAYDTVDGVTQAACMAHVRRKFTDAQKASPSKKAGKPEKALAFIAKLYGIEKRAKTLSAEARQQLRMQESLPILNDFKAWLDSLNVLPKGALGQAITYTKNQWPKLLTYLEDGHISIDNNVTERDIRPFTTGRKNWMFSTSVGGAKASANLYSLVMTCRANDINPYYYFRHLFTELPKRSIADDMSDLMPWNVDLSGIE comes from the coding sequence GTGACCGACTACCCCGATGATATAGAACAACTCAAGGCCATGCTTCTTGCCAAGGATGCATTGTTGCAGGCCAAAGAGGAGGAAGTCGCCGCCCTCAAAACGCAGGTGCAATTGCTCGTTGAGCAGCTCAACCTCAGCAAATCCAAACGCTTCGCTGCCCAAAGCGAAAAAGTCGCCAAAGGAACGTTCAACGAAGCTGAACAGCAAAACGCGTTGCCTTCCTCACCTAAAGAGCGCAGAAAAACGGGTCGTAAACCGCTGCCTGCTGACCTTGAACGCGAGGTGCAAACCCATACCTTAAATGCGCCGTATTGCGACTGCTGTGATGCGCCTTTACATGAATGCGGTAAGGAAATCAGCGAAACCCTGAAAATCCTACCTCAGCGAGTGAGTGTCATTCGCCATGAGCGCACCAAATATGCTTGTCGCCACTGCGAGCAAACAGCCGAAACCAGCAAAGTGGTCACAGCTCCAAAACCGGCGAGTATGCTCCCTAAAAGCCTTGGCAGTGCCGAGGCCTTCGCCGCCGTGGTCACCGCCAAATACGTCGATGCACTGCCGCTCTACCGTCAGGTAGATATCCTGAACCGCTCGGGTATAGATATTAGTCGCGCCACCTTGGCCAACTGGTGTGTGCAGCTTGGCAGTAAAGTGCAGGTCATTATCGATGCAATGAAAGCGCAGCTCCTAAAAGAATCCCTCATCTGCGCCGATGAAACCACGGTGCAAGTGCTCAGAGAAGAAGACAGACAGGCCCAGTCCAAATCCTATATGTGGGTTTATCGCAGCGGCGAGTTCACCCCCAATCCCGTCGTCATCTACGACTATCACCCCAGCCGAGCAGGCGCTTGTGTGCGCGAATTCCTTGGTGATTACCATGGTTATCTGTTGTCAGATGGTTACAGTGCGTATGACACGGTAGACGGTGTCACTCAAGCCGCGTGCATGGCGCATGTGCGCCGCAAGTTCACCGATGCTCAAAAGGCATCCCCTTCGAAAAAGGCAGGGAAACCCGAAAAGGCCCTGGCCTTTATCGCCAAACTGTATGGGATAGAAAAGCGAGCCAAAACGCTGTCGGCCGAAGCCCGCCAACAGCTGAGGATGCAAGAAAGCCTCCCCATATTGAATGACTTCAAAGCGTGGCTCGATAGCCTGAATGTGCTGCCCAAAGGAGCATTAGGCCAGGCCATCACCTACACCAAGAATCAGTGGCCTAAGCTGCTGACCTACCTGGAAGATGGACATATCAGCATCGACAACAATGTGACAGAGCGGGATATCCGGCCGTTCACGACGGGGCGAAAAAACTGGATGTTCTCAACGTCAGTCGGTGGTGCGAAAGCCAGTGCCAATCTGTATAGCTTGGTCATGACGTGTCGGGCGAATGACATCAACCCCTATTATTACTTCCGGCACCTGTTCACGGAGTTGCCAAAGCGTTCAATCGCCGATGATATGTCGGATCTGATGCCATGGAATGTTGATCTCAGTGGAATTGAGTAG
- the tnpB gene encoding IS66 family insertion sequence element accessory protein TnpB (TnpB, as the term is used for proteins encoded by IS66 family insertion elements, is considered an accessory protein, since TnpC, encoded by a neighboring gene, is a DDE family transposase.), with product MTPSGKVFLVSGVTDMRKSIDGLSLIVAEQLDMDPFSEAWFIFCNRGRDKLKILFWDTNGFWLYYRRLENGTFKWPRPNSQGVIVISKPQLHWLLSGLSLENNKAHRPLNGLEV from the coding sequence ATGACTCCCTCCGGCAAGGTCTTTCTGGTCTCCGGTGTCACCGACATGCGAAAGTCTATCGATGGTCTGTCGCTCATTGTCGCCGAACAACTCGACATGGACCCGTTCAGCGAGGCCTGGTTTATATTCTGTAATCGCGGACGCGATAAACTCAAAATCTTGTTTTGGGATACCAACGGGTTTTGGCTTTACTATCGCCGTTTGGAGAACGGTACCTTCAAATGGCCTCGCCCGAATTCCCAGGGCGTGATTGTCATTAGCAAACCGCAACTTCACTGGTTGCTCTCTGGGCTGTCACTCGAGAACAACAAAGCCCATCGGCCTTTAAATGGGCTAGAAGTGTGA
- a CDS encoding biotin carboxylase N-terminal domain-containing protein, translated as MTSNNQPTHMTQAQTPDPLFLQAEHLAKDFSLFPKHSKQSLSDEIKGLLNDDAIQSNLKDLASLDVDGYVAKVIQPTQDKGRPGAKRIIADLKGRLITETHLGSFYSAEVELNFGSRTRRIGFIAQERTTANGAWMPEHHYAACKAIRHFAELSMPIVYLIDTPGADAGEVANSQNQAHSISKAIAESANVDVPTVGIVIGAGYSGGAIPLAAANILLSLRDGIFNTIQPQGLQSIARKYNLSWQECAKSVGVSPEELYTAGCIDGIIDFSPGDRDERQHNLRRAIISSIEAVERAAINFVRESKDLREHYDRSLARFLSPSKNLMALELNAELAVATSPTNHHNLFGSAYRYLRYLTLRSRIHSISQEQYGRLSRVSVPEGDLLARIQQEQDRVFQAWLSSPDKLVYDEDLNKLWANFIAKRDEVSTERNMLTRLILGEPKENYKKARKALLFNIGWSLYHRWKSNAANNFKGLIQHLENLPKSVTQAKWPELNQLTVLDVVVNDELREDFIWQCHNILIFNSLYDNVVGSLASIAKEAMMSKSLSRNSVNNLLHKSIDHALSTQDTANDKAKFYKWLKYFMGQSNRADLLVRVEQWKSVGFPQLNDSLFVILTYFFERLLPEYFDSESDNSKYTGAINPVRIGRRKDFWNRLTMGYQDLLIQKVLRDEKRTGKMTWENVIKQFFTHFEEINGDKMSANLLNFPGFRLSIEDALDKGIRPCGLITGIADFKEKGQKVRVGVAVSNTAFQAGAFDMASAEKFSALLIECAKRKLPVVCFISSGGMQTKEGAAALFSMAVVNDRITRFIRDNELPVLMFGFGDCTGGAQASFVTHPLVQTYYLSGTNMPFAGQMVVPAYLPSTSTLSNYLSKVPGAMAGLVHNPFSETLDNQLASIDPLMPMPTAKINDVIINALSTLVVEAPVEEEVIVQNDPRKLMKPINKVLVHARGCTAVKLIRKAHDNDINVVLVASDPDMTAVPADMLKDSDKLVCLGGNTSDESYLNAYSVLKVAEYEQVDALHPGIGFLSESPQFAALCVNNGVNFVGPSVHSMTTMGNKSNAIKTSQSQNVPVVPGSHGILTNAEQAVNVANEIGYPVLLKAVQGGGGKGIQVVKRPEDMIGLFQKTSTEAAAAFGNGDLYLEKYVTSLRHIEVQLLRDKFGNAKVLGLRDCSVQRNNQKVVEESGSTMLPDELKKQVLDYTRALGDATDYMGAGTVEFIYNLDANEVYFMEMNTRLQVEHPVTEATSGIDIVSAQFDIAAGRSIENLEPKEIGYAMEVRVTAEKAALDSQGVLQLVPNPGKITECVFPDHPDVEIISIAAEGKEVSPYYDSLIAQVIMRGENREDVIAKLHAYLDSVVLKGIATNIPLLKLILSDGTFKEGVYDTNYLPRFMAELDIPALIAEMEAAAETVGVDTESLRVGESNELKVLAQGAGIFYTSPAPGEPDFVKEGDIVTADQTLALTEAMKMFSQVNLAGFNRQGAVLYPEDKKYRIERILNSNGQQVSQGDLLFVVSPVED; from the coding sequence ATGACCAGCAATAATCAGCCCACACACATGACTCAAGCCCAAACGCCCGATCCGCTTTTTTTACAAGCCGAGCATTTGGCAAAAGATTTTTCTCTGTTTCCTAAACACAGTAAACAGAGCTTATCAGATGAAATTAAAGGTCTTTTAAACGATGACGCCATTCAGTCAAATTTAAAAGACTTGGCATCTTTAGATGTCGATGGTTACGTCGCAAAAGTGATCCAGCCGACCCAAGATAAAGGTCGTCCTGGTGCAAAACGTATCATTGCTGACCTAAAAGGTCGCTTGATTACCGAAACTCACTTGGGTTCTTTCTACAGCGCTGAGGTCGAGCTGAATTTCGGTTCACGCACTCGTCGTATCGGTTTTATTGCCCAAGAGCGTACTACGGCTAACGGCGCGTGGATGCCAGAGCATCACTATGCAGCCTGTAAAGCGATTCGTCATTTCGCCGAATTGTCTATGCCTATCGTTTACCTCATCGACACCCCAGGGGCCGATGCGGGCGAAGTGGCCAACAGCCAAAACCAAGCCCATTCTATTTCTAAGGCGATCGCTGAGAGTGCCAACGTTGACGTGCCAACAGTCGGTATCGTTATCGGTGCGGGTTACTCGGGCGGCGCGATTCCATTAGCGGCGGCTAACATCCTGTTATCGCTGCGCGATGGTATTTTCAACACGATTCAGCCACAAGGTCTGCAGAGTATTGCGCGTAAGTACAACCTTTCATGGCAGGAATGTGCTAAGTCTGTGGGCGTGTCTCCAGAAGAGCTTTACACTGCGGGTTGTATCGATGGCATCATCGATTTCTCTCCAGGTGACCGTGACGAGCGTCAGCACAACTTACGCCGCGCTATTATCAGCAGTATCGAAGCTGTTGAACGTGCAGCCATCAACTTTGTGCGTGAATCTAAAGATTTACGTGAGCACTATGACCGCAGTCTAGCGCGCTTCCTCAGCCCATCTAAAAACCTGATGGCGTTAGAGTTAAACGCAGAATTGGCCGTGGCAACTAGCCCAACCAACCATCACAACCTGTTTGGTAGTGCTTACCGTTACCTGCGTTATTTAACGCTGCGTAGCCGCATTCATTCAATCTCTCAGGAGCAATACGGACGTTTGTCACGTGTTAGCGTGCCTGAAGGTGACTTGTTAGCTCGTATCCAGCAAGAGCAAGACCGTGTATTCCAAGCTTGGTTATCAAGCCCAGATAAGCTGGTTTACGATGAAGATCTAAACAAGCTGTGGGCGAACTTTATTGCTAAGCGCGATGAAGTGTCTACCGAGCGTAACATGCTGACTCGTTTGATTTTGGGTGAACCAAAAGAGAACTACAAAAAAGCACGTAAGGCGCTGCTATTTAACATCGGTTGGTCTTTATATCACCGCTGGAAGAGCAACGCGGCAAACAACTTCAAGGGCTTAATCCAGCACCTTGAAAATCTGCCAAAATCAGTGACTCAAGCCAAGTGGCCTGAACTGAATCAACTGACTGTGCTCGATGTGGTTGTGAATGACGAGCTGCGTGAAGACTTCATTTGGCAATGTCATAACATCCTGATCTTTAACTCACTGTACGACAACGTTGTGGGCAGCTTAGCGTCTATCGCGAAAGAAGCCATGATGTCTAAGAGCCTGTCTCGTAACTCTGTGAACAACCTGCTGCACAAGTCAATTGACCATGCGCTGTCGACTCAGGATACCGCTAACGACAAGGCGAAATTCTACAAGTGGCTTAAGTACTTTATGGGCCAATCTAACCGTGCTGACTTATTGGTGCGTGTAGAGCAGTGGAAGAGTGTGGGCTTCCCACAACTTAACGACAGTTTATTCGTTATCCTGACTTACTTCTTCGAGCGTTTACTGCCTGAATACTTCGACAGTGAAAGCGATAACAGCAAGTACACTGGCGCGATTAACCCTGTGCGTATTGGTCGTCGTAAGGACTTCTGGAACCGCTTGACCATGGGTTATCAGGACTTACTGATCCAAAAAGTATTACGTGACGAAAAACGTACCGGCAAGATGACCTGGGAAAATGTGATTAAGCAATTCTTCACTCACTTTGAAGAAATCAATGGCGACAAGATGTCGGCTAACTTGCTTAACTTCCCTGGTTTCCGTCTCTCAATCGAAGATGCGTTAGACAAAGGCATTCGTCCTTGCGGTCTGATCACGGGTATTGCTGACTTTAAAGAAAAAGGTCAAAAAGTCCGTGTGGGTGTGGCAGTGTCTAACACCGCATTCCAAGCGGGAGCCTTCGATATGGCGAGTGCTGAGAAATTCTCTGCGCTGCTGATCGAGTGTGCTAAGCGTAAGCTACCTGTTGTTTGCTTTATCAGCTCAGGCGGTATGCAGACTAAAGAAGGTGCTGCGGCACTGTTCTCAATGGCTGTTGTGAACGACCGTATCACTCGTTTTATCCGTGATAACGAATTGCCAGTACTGATGTTCGGTTTTGGTGACTGTACCGGCGGTGCACAGGCGAGTTTCGTGACTCACCCATTAGTGCAAACTTATTACCTGTCTGGTACTAACATGCCATTCGCGGGTCAAATGGTGGTTCCAGCTTACTTGCCTTCGACTTCGACACTGTCTAACTACTTGTCGAAAGTACCAGGTGCAATGGCGGGCTTAGTCCACAACCCATTCAGCGAAACCTTAGATAATCAATTGGCGAGCATCGATCCTCTGATGCCAATGCCAACGGCGAAGATCAATGACGTGATCATCAACGCCCTATCAACACTGGTTGTTGAAGCGCCTGTTGAAGAAGAAGTGATTGTTCAAAACGATCCACGTAAGTTAATGAAACCAATTAACAAAGTATTGGTTCATGCCCGTGGTTGTACCGCGGTTAAGTTGATCCGTAAGGCTCACGATAACGATATCAATGTGGTATTAGTGGCGTCAGATCCTGACATGACCGCCGTACCTGCGGATATGCTGAAAGATTCAGACAAGTTAGTCTGCTTAGGGGGTAACACCTCTGACGAAAGTTACCTGAACGCTTACTCAGTACTGAAAGTTGCCGAATACGAGCAAGTTGATGCACTGCACCCAGGTATCGGCTTCCTGTCTGAAAGCCCACAATTTGCGGCATTGTGTGTGAACAATGGGGTTAACTTCGTTGGTCCTAGCGTGCATTCAATGACGACTATGGGTAACAAGTCGAACGCGATTAAGACTTCACAAAGCCAAAACGTACCAGTAGTACCAGGTTCACACGGTATTCTGACGAACGCTGAGCAAGCGGTGAACGTGGCCAATGAAATTGGTTACCCAGTGCTGCTTAAAGCGGTACAAGGTGGTGGCGGTAAAGGTATCCAGGTCGTTAAACGTCCTGAGGATATGATTGGTTTATTCCAAAAAACCTCTACCGAAGCGGCTGCGGCCTTTGGTAACGGCGACCTGTACTTAGAGAAATATGTCACCTCACTGCGTCATATCGAAGTGCAGTTACTGCGTGACAAGTTCGGTAATGCCAAGGTGTTAGGTTTACGTGACTGTTCGGTTCAACGTAACAACCAGAAAGTGGTTGAAGAATCTGGCTCAACTATGCTGCCGGATGAACTGAAGAAACAAGTACTGGATTACACCCGTGCATTAGGTGATGCGACCGATTACATGGGCGCAGGTACAGTTGAGTTCATCTATAACTTAGATGCGAACGAAGTGTACTTCATGGAAATGAACACCCGTCTGCAGGTTGAGCATCCAGTGACGGAAGCGACTTCGGGTATCGATATCGTAAGTGCGCAGTTTGATATCGCAGCAGGCCGTTCAATCGAGAACCTTGAGCCGAAGGAAATCGGTTACGCAATGGAAGTACGTGTGACTGCTGAGAAAGCGGCGCTCGACAGCCAAGGCGTACTGCAACTGGTGCCAAATCCAGGCAAGATCACTGAGTGTGTATTCCCAGATCATCCCGATGTGGAAATCATCTCAATCGCTGCCGAAGGTAAAGAAGTATCGCCATACTACGACAGCTTAATTGCCCAGGTGATTATGCGCGGTGAAAACCGTGAAGACGTGATTGCGAAACTGCATGCTTACTTAGACAGCGTAGTGCTGAAGGGTATCGCGACTAACATCCCGTTACTGAAGCTGATTTTAAGTGACGGTACCTTCAAAGAAGGCGTATACGACACTAACTACCTGCCACGTTTCATGGCTGAGCTCGACATTCCTGCGCTGATCGCTGAAATGGAAGCTGCTGCCGAAACCGTGGGTGTAGACACTGAGTCACTGCGTGTTGGTGAAAGTAACGAGCTGAAAGTATTAGCCCAAGGTGCAGGTATCTTCTATACCTCTCCAGCGCCAGGCGAACCTGATTTCGTGAAAGAAGGTGATATTGTGACTGCAGATCAGACGCTTGCGTTAACTGAAGCGATGAAGATGTTCTCACAAGTGAACTTAGCCGGCTTCAACCGTCAAGGCGCTGTGCTGTACCCTGAAGATAAGAAGTATCGCATCGAGCGTATTCTGAACAGCAATGGTCAGCAAGTATCTCAAGGTGACTTACTCTTCGTGGTATCGCCTGTAGAAGATTAA
- a CDS encoding LysR family transcriptional regulator: MPDLNGMMLFAAVVRAKGFSQAARETGHPKSTISRKIAQLEEELGVRLLQRDTRNLSLTQVGALFYQHCDSIRNEVEAAKAVIESTHDDVSGSLRIAIPVSFSQELIANLCSGFMRLYPNVELDVQFTDNDIGLVGEGYDIAIKYGPLQSSDLVARLLFERQPILVASPAYLKARGTPATPKELSEHSGILLGTSRSAPIWPLGKGARKTMVNFQRKVRVNSPIMVKQLALDDFGIAMLSNSACKTELANGQLVPILQEWPIEPFKVYGVYSSRRQLATNISAFLDFFVKRFSSQESLQSLMG, encoded by the coding sequence ATGCCAGATTTAAACGGTATGATGCTATTTGCAGCCGTAGTTAGAGCGAAGGGATTCTCCCAAGCTGCACGTGAAACCGGCCACCCAAAATCCACCATAAGTCGCAAAATCGCGCAGCTCGAAGAAGAACTTGGCGTGCGATTATTACAACGCGACACCCGCAACTTAAGCCTGACTCAAGTCGGGGCCCTCTTTTATCAACACTGTGATTCCATTCGCAATGAGGTGGAAGCGGCCAAGGCGGTTATCGAGAGTACCCATGATGATGTGTCAGGATCATTACGGATAGCTATTCCAGTCTCTTTTAGCCAAGAATTAATCGCTAACCTCTGTAGCGGATTCATGCGTTTATATCCCAATGTGGAATTGGATGTCCAGTTTACCGACAACGATATCGGTTTAGTGGGTGAAGGATATGACATAGCTATCAAATATGGGCCACTGCAATCCTCTGATCTTGTTGCAAGATTACTGTTCGAGCGCCAACCCATTCTCGTGGCAAGCCCTGCCTATTTAAAAGCCCGAGGCACGCCTGCAACGCCAAAGGAATTAAGCGAGCACAGTGGCATCTTACTCGGGACATCACGCTCCGCGCCCATTTGGCCCCTAGGTAAAGGCGCGCGTAAGACCATGGTGAATTTTCAACGTAAGGTCAGGGTTAATAGCCCGATAATGGTCAAACAGTTAGCCCTCGATGACTTTGGCATTGCTATGCTGTCTAACTCCGCCTGCAAGACGGAATTGGCGAATGGTCAACTGGTGCCCATACTGCAAGAATGGCCAATTGAGCCCTTTAAGGTCTACGGGGTGTATTCCAGCCGCCGCCAATTAGCCACTAATATCAGTGCCTTCTTGGACTTTTTCGTCAAACGCTTTAGTAGCCAAGAAAGCCTGCAATCCTTGATGGGCTAG
- the blaOXA gene encoding OXA-48 family class D beta-lactamase, whose product MRALALSAVLMVTTMIGMPAVAKEWQENKSWNAHFSEHKTQGVVVLWNENTQQGFTNDLKRANQAFLPASTFKIPNSLIALDLGVVKDEHQVFKWDGQTRDIAAWNRDHDLITAMKYSVVPVYQEFARQIGEARMSKMLHAFDYGNEDISGNLDSFWLDGGIRISAIQQIEFLRKLYHNKLHVSERSQRIVKQAMLTEANADYIIRAKTGYSVRIEPKIGWWVGWVELDDNVWFFATNMDMPTSDGLGLRQTITKEVLKQEKIIP is encoded by the coding sequence ATGCGTGCGTTAGCCTTATCGGCTGTGTTGATGGTGACAACGATGATTGGCATGCCTGCGGTGGCAAAGGAGTGGCAAGAGAACAAGAGTTGGAATGCTCACTTTAGCGAACATAAAACCCAAGGCGTGGTTGTGCTTTGGAACGAGAATACACAGCAGGGTTTTACTAACGATCTTAAACGGGCAAACCAAGCATTTTTACCGGCATCGACCTTTAAGATCCCAAACAGTTTAATTGCCTTGGACTTAGGTGTGGTTAAGGATGAGCATCAAGTCTTTAAATGGGATGGACAGACGCGAGATATCGCCGCATGGAATCGCGACCATGATTTAATCACCGCGATGAAGTATTCGGTTGTGCCTGTTTATCAAGAATTTGCCCGCCAAATTGGCGAGGCCCGTATGAGTAAAATGCTGCACGCCTTCGATTATGGCAATGAGGATATCTCGGGCAATTTGGACAGTTTTTGGCTCGATGGTGGCATTCGGATTTCGGCCATCCAGCAAATCGAATTTTTACGCAAGCTGTACCACAACAAGTTGCATGTCTCGGAGCGTAGTCAGCGTATCGTTAAACAAGCCATGCTGACCGAGGCGAATGCTGATTATATTATTCGGGCGAAAACCGGTTATTCAGTCAGAATTGAGCCGAAAATCGGTTGGTGGGTGGGTTGGGTCGAACTCGATGATAATGTGTGGTTCTTCGCGACCAATATGGATATGCCAACTTCGGATGGTTTAGGACTGCGTCAAACCATCACTAAAGAAGTGTTGAAGCAGGAAAAAATTATTCCCTAG
- a CDS encoding SprT family zinc-dependent metalloprotease, with amino-acid sequence MFNPRSLLNSLRRKTISSTSITSATAANSATPQRQPKPLTPLQQQILVRIEDCYQQAEIYFKRPFARPLTQFTLRGRSAGTAHLQQNRLRFNPVLLRENSEAFLAEVVPHEISHLLCFQLFGKTKPHGREWQSIMLKLFKVSPNTTHSFDTQSVKGKDFEYRCACGPVKLSIRRHNKVLRGETRYLCKRCHTHLTFIEAAE; translated from the coding sequence ATGTTTAACCCGAGATCCCTACTCAATAGCCTGCGCCGTAAAACCATCTCATCCACGAGTATCACCTCAGCAACGGCGGCTAACTCGGCCACGCCACAACGCCAGCCAAAGCCACTGACACCCCTGCAGCAACAAATCTTGGTACGCATCGAAGACTGTTACCAGCAGGCGGAAATCTACTTTAAGCGTCCATTTGCGCGGCCGCTGACTCAATTTACCCTGCGGGGACGGAGTGCGGGCACGGCCCATTTGCAACAGAATCGCCTGCGCTTTAATCCCGTATTACTCAGGGAAAACAGCGAAGCCTTTTTAGCCGAAGTAGTGCCCCACGAAATCAGCCATTTGCTCTGTTTCCAACTCTTTGGCAAAACCAAGCCCCATGGCCGCGAGTGGCAATCCATCATGCTCAAGCTGTTTAAGGTGAGCCCCAATACCACCCACAGTTTCGATACTCAGTCGGTTAAAGGGAAAGACTTTGAGTACCGCTGTGCCTGCGGTCCGGTTAAGCTGAGCATCCGTCGCCATAATAAAGTGTTACGTGGTGAAACCCGTTATCTATGCAAACGCTGCCATACCCACCTCACCTTTATCGAAGCCGCCGAATAA